One Natrinema marinum genomic window carries:
- a CDS encoding adenine deaminase C-terminal domain-containing protein: MNELQPVALERDGATADLVVEDGRVYCSNRREFLERDVAVVGDRIAALLADADAVIGPETTVVSAADRVVLPGLIDAHTHADIELILDRTVPDLLATGTTSIVTESSGLGLLFGSRGVDTFLERTADCPVSTYVSLPPQGFVDTFEPATGSPAELEALADLLEHERVVGVGEIDWIHVVGRDAPLEALYERAREVDATIVGHGAGCRGESLRAFATVVDNDHEAISADGIRARADNGIHVVGRCGSNRDDLGALIEAFPDLDRGSVSLSTDGVASADLLDGFGMAEVVRRLIDAGIRPADAIDAATRNPAEHFGLTGRGVVAPGAAADLLVVDDLETMGVETVVADGDLAVSNGEPIVDARTDPYPDYVYDTVSVATDRERFTAPLEAAPDGTVRAMDVGRGLVTTETTVEAGIVGANGDDSDDGTARRLGPAPEHDALTATLLDCDPATDERGFTGFLTGYGLETGAVATTGTWESTGLVTVAADTDDAVVAAERVTAMGGGFAVARSGEIVADLATPIAATAAEMPPDVFATASDAVVDALRESGVDVDLPLLTVQTLTFPGVPALKLTPSGYADVLGRSVVGLEPSGDPSP, translated from the coding sequence ATGAACGAGTTACAGCCGGTCGCCCTCGAGCGCGATGGGGCGACCGCCGACCTGGTCGTCGAAGACGGACGCGTCTACTGTTCGAACCGCAGGGAGTTCCTCGAGCGCGACGTGGCGGTCGTCGGCGACAGGATCGCTGCACTACTCGCGGACGCCGACGCCGTGATCGGGCCGGAGACGACGGTCGTCTCGGCCGCGGATCGGGTCGTCCTCCCGGGGCTGATCGACGCCCACACGCACGCCGACATCGAACTCATCCTCGATCGGACGGTTCCCGACCTGCTCGCGACCGGAACCACGTCGATCGTCACCGAAAGCTCCGGGCTCGGACTGCTGTTCGGCAGCCGCGGCGTCGACACCTTCCTCGAGCGAACCGCCGACTGTCCGGTGTCGACGTACGTCTCGCTCCCGCCCCAGGGGTTCGTCGACACGTTCGAACCCGCGACCGGATCGCCGGCCGAACTCGAGGCACTCGCCGATCTGCTCGAGCACGAGCGCGTCGTCGGCGTGGGCGAGATCGACTGGATCCACGTCGTCGGCCGGGACGCACCGCTCGAGGCACTCTACGAGCGCGCACGCGAAGTAGACGCGACGATCGTCGGCCACGGCGCGGGCTGTCGCGGCGAGTCGCTCCGGGCGTTCGCGACCGTGGTCGACAACGACCACGAGGCGATTTCGGCCGACGGAATCCGTGCGCGGGCCGATAACGGCATCCACGTGGTCGGCCGCTGTGGCTCCAACCGGGACGATCTCGGCGCGCTGATTGAGGCCTTTCCCGACCTCGACCGCGGGAGCGTCTCGCTGTCGACCGACGGCGTCGCGTCGGCAGACCTCCTCGATGGGTTCGGGATGGCTGAGGTCGTCCGCCGGCTGATCGACGCCGGAATCCGACCGGCGGACGCGATCGACGCGGCGACACGGAACCCCGCCGAACACTTCGGGCTGACGGGGCGGGGCGTCGTCGCACCCGGAGCCGCGGCCGACCTGCTCGTCGTCGATGACCTTGAGACGATGGGCGTCGAGACGGTCGTGGCCGACGGCGACCTCGCCGTCTCGAACGGGGAACCGATCGTCGACGCCAGAACCGATCCGTATCCCGACTACGTCTACGACACCGTCTCGGTCGCGACCGACCGCGAGCGGTTCACCGCGCCGCTCGAGGCGGCACCCGACGGTACCGTTCGCGCGATGGATGTCGGTCGCGGGCTCGTGACCACCGAGACGACCGTCGAGGCCGGTATCGTCGGTGCCAACGGCGATGACAGCGACGACGGGACAGCGCGGCGACTGGGTCCTGCACCCGAGCACGACGCTCTCACTGCGACGCTGCTCGACTGCGATCCCGCGACCGACGAGCGTGGCTTCACCGGCTTTCTGACCGGCTACGGGCTCGAGACGGGTGCCGTCGCCACGACTGGCACCTGGGAATCGACCGGGCTGGTGACCGTCGCGGCGGACACCGACGACGCCGTCGTCGCCGCTGAGCGCGTCACCGCGATGGGCGGCGGCTTCGCGGTCGCCCGGAGCGGCGAGATCGTCGCCGACCTCGCGACGCCGATCGCCGCGACCGCCGCCGAGATGCCCCCCGACGTGTTCGCGACCGCCAGCGACGCGGTCGTCGATGCGCTCCGCGAGAGCGGCGTCGATGTCGACCTGCCGCTGTTGACCGTCCAGACGCTCACGTTCCCTGGCGTCCCCGCACTGAAGCTGACGCCGTCGGGCTACGCCGACGTGCTCGGTCGATCCGTCGTCGGGCTCGAGCCCAGTGGCGACCCCTCACCCTGA